A window from Corynebacterium singulare encodes these proteins:
- the purS gene encoding phosphoribosylformylglycinamidine synthase subunit PurS, with protein MARVVVNVMPKAEILDPQGQAVVRALGRLGVAGVSDVRQGKRFEIEVDDSVSAEELEKVASTLLANTVIEDYEVIQ; from the coding sequence ATGGCTCGTGTAGTTGTCAATGTCATGCCCAAGGCCGAGATTTTGGACCCGCAGGGTCAGGCCGTCGTTCGCGCGCTGGGGCGCCTGGGGGTTGCTGGGGTCAGCGACGTGCGCCAGGGCAAGCGTTTTGAAATCGAGGTCGATGATTCCGTGAGCGCCGAGGAGCTGGAGAAGGTTGCTTCCACGCTGCTGGCGAACACCGTCATCGAGGACTACGAGGTCATCCAGTAA
- the purQ gene encoding phosphoribosylformylglycinamidine synthase subunit PurQ, producing MKIGVITFPGTLDDVDAARAARTAGAEMVSLWHADEDLRGVDAVVVPGGFSYGDYLRSGAISALAPVMRAVVDAANKGMPVLGICNGFQILTEAGLLPGALTRNQGLHFHCVDTYLEVANAETAWTSEFEKNQRILIPAKHGEGRFQADAETVERLEGEGRVVFRYTENFNGSINDIAGITNEAGNVVGLMPHPEHAIDLLTGPSTDGLGLFVSAINTLARA from the coding sequence ATGAAGATCGGCGTTATTACCTTCCCGGGCACGCTTGATGACGTAGACGCGGCCCGCGCCGCCCGCACCGCCGGCGCCGAGATGGTGTCCCTGTGGCACGCGGATGAAGACCTGCGCGGCGTCGATGCCGTCGTGGTTCCTGGCGGCTTCTCCTACGGTGACTACCTGCGTTCCGGCGCGATTTCGGCGCTGGCTCCGGTGATGCGTGCGGTCGTCGATGCAGCAAATAAGGGTATGCCGGTGCTCGGTATCTGCAACGGCTTTCAGATTCTGACTGAGGCCGGTTTGCTGCCCGGCGCTTTAACCCGTAACCAGGGCCTCCACTTCCACTGCGTGGACACGTACCTCGAGGTGGCGAACGCGGAGACCGCGTGGACCAGCGAGTTCGAGAAGAACCAGCGCATCCTTATCCCCGCCAAGCACGGTGAGGGCCGCTTCCAGGCGGATGCCGAAACCGTAGAGCGCCTCGAGGGCGAGGGCCGCGTGGTCTTCCGCTACACCGAGAACTTCAATGGCTCCATCAATGACATTGCGGGTATCACCAATGAGGCCGGCAACGTCGTGGGCCTCATGCCGCACCCAGAGCACGCTATTGATCTGCTGACCGGACCGTCCACCGACGGTCTGGGCTTGTTTGTGTCCGCCATCAACACCCTGGCCAGGGCCTAA
- a CDS encoding alpha/beta hydrolase, with the protein MFSYFSHSRRTTALLAAAMVALGATSASIGPASAQSSTIGEASSRVTNPQPWLGNKPFITSKRHVHGNHWVVDVWSPANRAVISNNVLLPAGDKPRPSFYLLPGVEGGQAGMNWMTHSDIGRWAVGKNVNVVMPLGGAYSLYTDWNADDPILGVNKWNTYMTTELPPLIDAEFHGTGRDAIGGISSTAGAALDIAGHAPQRYKAAASYSGCPVRSGAIGFPTSTAMIAYGGGSSLNAWGLPGSPQWLDHDPNANPARLRGVEVFVGSASGTPGPIDGTTNPAQWLGPHAVEMVANQCSEEFTRNARKAGVRVNRYFSPYGSHTFNLFSHQMKLSWDQTIARAIGA; encoded by the coding sequence ATGTTTTCCTATTTCTCACACTCGCGCCGCACCACGGCTTTGCTCGCAGCCGCCATGGTGGCGCTGGGGGCGACGTCGGCAAGCATCGGCCCTGCCTCCGCACAGTCCAGCACGATCGGTGAGGCTTCCTCGCGCGTGACCAACCCGCAACCCTGGCTTGGCAACAAGCCTTTCATCACCTCAAAGCGCCACGTGCACGGCAACCACTGGGTGGTGGACGTGTGGTCCCCGGCCAACCGTGCGGTGATTTCCAATAACGTCCTCCTCCCCGCAGGCGATAAGCCCCGGCCTTCCTTCTATCTGCTGCCCGGAGTGGAGGGCGGCCAGGCGGGCATGAATTGGATGACCCACTCCGATATCGGCAGGTGGGCTGTGGGCAAAAACGTCAACGTGGTGATGCCACTCGGCGGCGCCTACTCCCTCTACACCGATTGGAACGCCGACGATCCCATCCTGGGCGTCAACAAGTGGAACACCTACATGACCACTGAGTTGCCGCCGCTTATCGACGCCGAATTCCACGGCACCGGCCGCGATGCCATCGGCGGCATTTCTTCCACCGCTGGTGCCGCACTCGACATCGCCGGCCATGCCCCGCAGCGCTACAAGGCCGCTGCCTCCTATTCCGGCTGCCCGGTGCGCTCCGGCGCGATTGGTTTCCCCACCTCCACCGCGATGATTGCCTACGGCGGCGGCTCCTCCCTCAACGCGTGGGGTCTGCCAGGCTCCCCGCAATGGCTGGACCACGACCCCAATGCTAACCCCGCTCGCCTGCGCGGCGTTGAAGTCTTCGTAGGCTCCGCCTCCGGAACGCCGGGCCCCATCGATGGCACCACCAACCCCGCCCAGTGGCTCGGGCCCCACGCGGTAGAGATGGTGGCCAACCAGTGTTCGGAGGAATTTACACGCAACGCCCGCAAAGCCGGAGTGCGCGTGAACCGCTACTTCAGCCCCTACGGTTCACACACCTTCAACCTTTTCTCCCACCAGATGAAGCTGAGCTGGGATCAGACTATTGCCCGCGCTATCGGCGCCTAA
- the purL gene encoding phosphoribosylformylglycinamidine synthase subunit PurL — protein sequence MTVHNDTVEQATQQSDIEQPYRDLGLKDDEYARIREILGRRPTDAELTMYSVMWSEHCSYKSSKTHLRYFGETMTEEMGSKILAGIGENAGVVDIGDGNAVTFRVESHNHPSYVEPHQGAATGVGGIVRDIMAMGARPIAVMDQLRFGAADAPDTKRVLPGVVDGISHYGNCLGLPNIGGETVFDESYAGNPLVNALCVGTLKVEDLKLAFASGTGNKVMLFGSRTGLDGIGGVSVLASDTFEDGAERKLPAVQVGDPFAEKVLIECCLDLYKSGIVVGIQDLGGAGLACATSELAASGDGGMEINLDNVPLRAKDMSAAEILASESQERMCAVVTPENVEKFKEICAHWDVTCAEIGEVTTGKHLIIRHQGEVVVDAPAHTIANEGPVYDRPYARPEWQDALQEFQGVEKHGLVQALTKLVASPALCSRDFITNQYDRYVRGNTVQAQHANAGVLRIDEETSRGVAVSADASGRYTKLDPNMGARLALAEAYRNVAVTGARPVAITNCLNYGSPENPDVMWQFRESVHGLADGAVELGIPVSGGNVSFYNQTGEEPILPTPVVGVLGVIDDVHKTIGNELGLVEEPEVLVLLGETKDEFGGSIWQQVSADEANTDTGLNGLPPQVDLANEMRLADFFVGNEGVTAAHDISEGGLAVTAFEMAKNSGTGLKLDLSKVHEDAFVAAFSESASRVLVATTADRVDTLLHRAEECGVPAVVVGETTDTGELELGEESIAVAALREAWSATLPLLFGHAVGANSVVE from the coding sequence ATGACCGTACACAACGACACCGTTGAGCAGGCTACCCAGCAGTCGGATATTGAACAGCCCTACCGCGACCTGGGCCTCAAGGACGACGAGTACGCCCGCATCCGCGAGATTCTGGGCCGCCGTCCTACCGACGCCGAGCTGACCATGTACTCCGTGATGTGGTCGGAGCACTGCTCCTACAAGTCTTCCAAGACGCACCTGCGCTACTTCGGTGAAACCATGACCGAGGAGATGGGATCGAAGATTCTTGCTGGCATTGGTGAGAACGCTGGTGTGGTCGACATCGGAGACGGCAACGCCGTGACCTTCCGCGTCGAAAGCCACAACCACCCCTCGTACGTGGAGCCGCACCAAGGCGCGGCCACTGGTGTGGGCGGCATCGTCCGCGACATCATGGCCATGGGTGCTCGCCCCATTGCCGTGATGGACCAGCTGCGCTTCGGCGCTGCCGATGCCCCCGATACCAAGCGCGTTCTCCCCGGTGTTGTCGACGGTATTTCGCACTACGGCAACTGCTTGGGCCTGCCCAACATTGGTGGTGAAACCGTCTTCGACGAGTCCTATGCTGGAAACCCGCTGGTTAACGCCCTGTGTGTGGGTACCCTGAAGGTGGAGGATCTCAAACTGGCCTTTGCCTCGGGTACCGGCAACAAGGTCATGCTTTTTGGTTCCCGCACCGGCCTGGATGGCATTGGCGGTGTGTCCGTGCTGGCGTCTGACACCTTCGAGGACGGCGCGGAGCGCAAGCTGCCGGCCGTGCAGGTCGGTGACCCGTTTGCAGAAAAGGTCCTCATCGAGTGCTGCCTGGACCTGTACAAGTCCGGCATCGTCGTCGGCATCCAAGACTTGGGCGGTGCGGGCCTGGCCTGCGCCACGTCCGAGTTGGCTGCCTCCGGTGACGGTGGCATGGAGATCAACCTCGACAACGTGCCGCTGCGCGCCAAGGACATGTCCGCCGCGGAGATCCTCGCCTCCGAGTCCCAGGAGCGCATGTGCGCCGTGGTGACCCCGGAGAACGTGGAGAAGTTCAAGGAAATCTGTGCGCACTGGGACGTTACCTGCGCTGAGATTGGTGAGGTCACCACCGGCAAGCACCTCATCATCCGCCACCAGGGCGAGGTCGTCGTCGACGCACCGGCCCACACCATTGCGAACGAGGGTCCGGTTTATGATCGCCCCTACGCCCGTCCGGAATGGCAGGATGCGCTGCAGGAATTCCAGGGCGTCGAGAAGCACGGCCTCGTGCAGGCGCTGACTAAGCTCGTGGCCTCCCCGGCGCTGTGCTCGCGTGATTTCATCACGAATCAGTATGACCGCTATGTGCGCGGCAACACCGTGCAGGCCCAGCACGCCAACGCCGGTGTGCTGCGCATCGATGAGGAAACCAGCCGTGGCGTGGCCGTCTCCGCGGATGCGTCTGGCCGTTACACCAAGCTGGATCCGAACATGGGCGCGCGCCTGGCGCTGGCGGAGGCCTACCGCAACGTTGCTGTGACCGGTGCCCGCCCCGTCGCCATCACCAACTGCCTTAACTACGGTTCCCCGGAGAACCCGGACGTCATGTGGCAGTTCCGTGAGTCCGTGCATGGCCTTGCCGATGGCGCCGTGGAACTCGGCATCCCCGTCTCTGGCGGCAACGTGTCCTTCTACAACCAGACCGGTGAGGAGCCGATCTTGCCGACGCCCGTCGTGGGTGTCCTCGGCGTTATCGATGACGTCCACAAAACCATCGGCAACGAGCTCGGCCTCGTTGAGGAGCCGGAAGTGCTGGTCCTCTTGGGCGAGACCAAGGACGAATTCGGTGGCTCCATCTGGCAGCAGGTGAGCGCCGACGAAGCAAACACGGATACAGGACTCAATGGCCTGCCGCCGCAGGTGGACCTGGCCAATGAGATGCGCCTCGCGGACTTCTTCGTGGGCAATGAGGGCGTGACCGCAGCGCACGACATTTCTGAGGGCGGCCTTGCCGTCACTGCGTTTGAGATGGCAAAGAATAGCGGTACCGGCCTGAAGCTCGACCTGTCGAAGGTGCATGAGGATGCCTTCGTGGCTGCTTTCTCCGAGTCGGCCTCCCGCGTGCTCGTCGCCACGACCGCAGACCGCGTCGACACCCTGCTGCACCGCGCTGAGGAGTGCGGCGTGCCGGCCGTCGTCGTCGGTGAAACCACCGATACGGGCGAGTTGGAGCTCGGCGAAGAATCCATTGCCGTCGCCGCGCTGCGCGAGGCTTGGTCTGCTACCTTGCCGCTGCTCTTTGGTCACGCGGTGGGTGCCAACTCCGTCGTAGAGTAA